The DNA segment ACATGAAATCGTGTGTTACAAAGGTTTTTAAATAGTAATAAACACCTACACGCCAATTCGTGAGCTTCTTGGTTGGTAATCCAAagtctgttttttttttcttttcttttcctaTTTACAGAAGCTGTAGTTGGTTTCTAAATTCACTGCTGAGTTATATTGAAACCAAAGTGCTTATTGCATTGATGATGTGGTACGGAAAGTGTTATGCAATATCGTAGTTCTCGAAAGAGAAATAAAATACtgtaaacttttaaaatatacgGAAAGTCGAACATAAACCAATGAAAGATGTCATGAGAAAATACAGTAGGCATAGCTAAAACAGTAAAGCAAATCGAAGCATGTATAAAGTACAatgtccttaaaacagattcgtctCGTTCGATATATGTTTCGAGGATTAAGTTGGATGACTATTTTctaggatacaacggaacaaccagcagtaaCCTAGTACGAAGGTACTACGTCGACAAACTAAAGAATTACCTGAACTTTATCACAAGTTAGAGCAAAGTAACAGGGCAACAGATAGATGAAAGCAATATGTGAGtgtgagatatgtttgaattaCTCGATGTTGCCTCTATATAAAGGCACTTGGGTTCCGTCACATCCAGAAAGATCTGGAGTGCCTTCATCGGCTTGGGTTCCATCACATCCAAAGAAAGATATGGAGTGTCTTGATCGGTCCGACATTTGACGCACCCAAGTCGCACTTGTACATTTGCACACAAGTCAAGCATTTTCCCATGCAAATCGGACCATTGATTTGCACTCATACACAGGTGTGCACAAGAACCTCTTGACAAATCATTCTTAAACATTCACAAAGTGTAACTCAATATAAGTTcactaatattaatattattttattacgtGGGACACTCTTCTCCCACACTCGATCATCCATCCACTTATCAAGATCATATATTGTTTATCCAATTTCCATTCAAAATAGAAGAAGTCCAATAGTCCTCCAAAGTCCAACAAACAATCTTACACAACATAACATAGTGCAACGAGCCTGTAGtggaaaattatttaaatctttttatGTAAATAATAGTCTCTCCAGTCATATGAATGTGTATATAAGGCTGGAATCTGGTCGTTCAAAATAACCACTGGAGCTTCCATTCATTTTCAGCtcaaatttttccttgcctGACTCTGCAATGATATTCACCTTTTCGACATTTTTAAGGCTTAAGCAAGAAAAGTGTGAGTTCTTCCTGTTATAGGTTTTTGAGGACTCCACACAAAACTGAATTTATTCGTTTACATCCGTGTTATTTCCTGTCGTATACTCATTTTTCCTTTCCTGACTCGTGTTATAATATTTCACTATTtcgacattttttaaaattgtgagTTCTTCCTGTTAGAGGTTTTTAAGGACTCCACACAAAACTGAATTTATTCGTTTATATTTGTGGTATAACCTGATGCATACTCACCTTCTTGGTCGGTATTATCTTCGAGATTGTATATTATCTTGGAGCACCACACCACTACACAAACTTATCGATAAAGTTGTGGTTAAATTCCAGGTTATCTAGAGTTCATTTCAGGGAAAAGAAGAAGAATGGGATAGTTTTGTCGGGCCAAGGTTTTGTCCAAGAATATAATGAGGGGAATTGGGAAGAAAAACTAAGGCCCCTTTGGGATGACGGGTATGGAACTCAAACTGTGAATCAATATGTTGAAGCAGCCAAGAACATGATTCAACCTGATAATGGACCTCCCCGGTGGTTTTGTCCAGTAGAAGCGGGTCGGCCCCTGAAAAATTCACCCGTTCTTCTATTCTTACCAGGTATGACTGATTACATGATCGTTGATCAAGAGATAGGAAGAGTCAAAACAAGTGGTGATCATGAAAAATCATTGACAGTAACATtgaaaagttgggaaaaataatactaaaaacAGTTTTAAGATTTAGAGTATTGCTAACTTAGCATCACGCGGGAATGGATGGTCTCGGAATGGGACTCATCCTGCATCACAAAGCTTTAGGTAAGGTTTCTGAAGTTCGGTGTATGCACGTCCCAGTTCATGATCGAACCCTGTATGAAAGGCTCGTAAAATTTGTTGAAAATGTGATAAGGGACGAACGTAGAAAAAATCCAACGAGGCCAATATATTTGGTGGGAGAATCTTTTGGAGGATGTCTCGCTCTCTCAGTAGCTGCTAATAATCCTATGATTGATCTGGTATTGATACTGATGAATCCAGGTAAATTCCCGAATGCTGCATGCGATCCCTGTTTGattattgttttcttcttcCCGATGAATAAAGCTTCATCTCTTGTATTGCAGCAACATCATTTAACAGGTCACATCTAAATCCTCTGCTACCACTCTTGGAAGCTTTCCCCGAAGAACTGCGCCACATAGTTCCTCACATTTTCGGCCCCCTTTTAGGAGAACCAATCAAAATGACCAAAATAAACAAAGGCGAAAACATGTTCAACTTTCCCACCAAACAACTAGAGAACTTTTTGTACGAGCTCAGAACTTTACTAGACGGTGCCTCAACCATGACCGATATAATACCCATGAAAACTCTGATATGGAAGTTGGAACTGTTAAAATCTGCAGAAAGACATGCCAATTCGCGACTCCACGCTGTCAAAGCTGAAGTGCTTATCCTTGCCAGTGGAAAAGATAGCTTCCTTCCTAGTGAATCTGAAGCCCATAgactctcaaaatttaataaaaaattgcaaAGTACGGTCTTTCAAAGACAATGGTCACATTCTCCTACTTGAGGATGGGATGAATCTTTTGACTTTCATAAAAGTATCCTCCACATATCGACATTCTAAAAGACATGATTACGTCAAAGATTTCCTCCCTCAGAGCATGTCGGAATTCAAGAATGTCTGATAAAAGATTTGGGTTTTCCGCCTTGCGACGAGCCTGGTTATGTTATCAACTTTAGGAGACGGAAAGGTAGTAAGAGGTCTCGAAGGAATCCCTGATCAAGGCCCGGTTCTCCTAGTTGGCTACCACATGCTACTAGGAACAGAACTTGGTTCAATAGTCGAAGAATTCTTGAGGGAGACAACCGCCATGTTCCATGGCGTTTCACATACAGAGATGTTCAATCAAAACTATGAAGGCCCTTTACTAGATACCTCGGATTTTGACATGTTCCGGGTATCGGGGCAATCAATACCTGTCACAGCAAGCAACATTTTCAAATTACTATCGACAAAATCCTATGTCCTTCTTTACCCTGGTGGTGTACGTGAGGCTTTACACCGAAAGGGTGAAACTTACAAGCTATTCTGGCCTGAAGAGGCTGAGGTTGTGAGAATGGCTATCGAATTTGGGGCCACAATTGTACCTTTTGGCGTAGTTGGAGAAGACGATATTGTTGAACTAATTCTTGATTATGATGAACTAATGAGAATCCCTTTTCTAAATGACATGATAAAGCTTAACAATCTCAACGTTATTAGAGTAAGGCCAGGGGTTCAAATGGAAGGGGAAGCGGCCAACCAAGATTCTTTATTCCGGGCATTTTACCGAAGCTTCCAGGACGAATCTACTGCCTGTTTGGGAAACCACTGGTGACAAAGGGAAGGGAGGAAGTGCTAAAGGATAAGAGCAGTGTGAAGGAATTTTATCAGCAGATAAAATCTGATGTAGAACGAAGTATAGCTTATTTGCTCAAGAAGAGAGGAAGATCCGTATCGAAATTTGTTTGAGAGGATGTTATATCGAGTAGTTTCGGCTCCGGTTCATCAGCTTCCAACTTTTGATCTGTGAATTCTGGTTTCTGGTATAGATTAAGGGATCATGTCATTTGAACCTGCAAATTTTCCGAgctaacaaatttttttctcagtagggttgaataatatttaatgaTTTATCATGGAAAGTTGTTGGATCATATAGTTAATACTACAAGGGCATCAGCAGtgcatgcaaatatgcacaagttCAACAAGAGTCGCTTCTCCGGTGCTATCCTTGCACCTCCTGGCGGTGTCCCTTTGATTATGGTCGACCTCTGTCCATCTCTGTATACTCTACAGTTTTATATTAATCGAGTAATTCTGACGGCAGACCAAGGTCCATGTATTTTTATCGCTGGACTGCGTTGATCATCAATTAAGTTTGCATTTTTAGAAGCACACATGTAGAAGTTGGAAACAGGTCACAAATATTTGAATTCaatcacaaataaataattcaaactCTTGGATTTCCTAAATTCGTATATCTGACATCTTCGAGGACATCTATCATTCTTTATACACATTTTCGATTGCTTCATTATGTGTATCCATtcaaatacaaatataaattcGGATGATATGGTAAAAACCAATCAAATTCAACTATGACTCAAAACTGATATCATTCTGTATTCTGTAGTTATATGTTACATCATTCTAAGAAGAAATCCTTGCTACAGCTAGTTGTCTCTTCCTGTTTTATATGTCCCAAGCGGTTTGGATCCAAGATCTTATCATCGACATAAACTGTTCCACCACTCGAGCTAGTTGGTTGGTTAGTGCTACACGGCACGTAATGAGAAGTAGAATACTAACTTGCAGGTGCCAAAACAGCTTGCTCGTGCCAAACTCCGTTCAAATTTGCCTGCCACAACCTGACTACACCATCAGTACCAGTAGTGGCCAGTGTCATTCCGCTCATGTCCCATTCCATCTGCCATACCTATCAagcaaatatattattttgcatGATCACGTGTAAACTAAATATGGTCATCATGTTCCCCAAAAAAACCTGCTGCTCTTTTTCCCATCAATTTCATGCTAGCACCTACGGGTTCATTAGGACCCCTAGAAAAGGGTAGAATCCTAATGTTTTAGGTTCATAACGAGAGAGACTATGCAAGTACAGGCACTCGCAGGCCATCTACAATATTTGGTACactatattttaatcaaaatattgGAGAATATCACATCAAGTGTTGGAAAAAGACTGGAATTGTCTAATGGAAAACACAAATCGAGCATTCAAATATCTTACTCCTCATGGTAATGAAGGGGCAAACTATCAGCAGCTCAATGCTTAATCAATACCATCTAGATCACTAATACACCTAGTAGAAAATACATGAATATATGGGTGAGCCAATACCTCACCATCATGGCCATGGAGCATTACAACTTGATTCACCGGAAGCCTCCCATCAGCATCAGGGTTCAAGCCAAGGTGCCAGACTCCGATTCCCTTTTGATTTGCCACAGCAATCAGTTCATAAGGCCTATAGAGACGGGGAGAGAGAGATAAGAAACAATATAACATTCACTGTACCTCATTATCTTCATCATTCACTTTTCTAATTCATTTATGTTGATAAAAATCCGTTAAGGAGAACAGTCGGTTCTTAACCTGCCGGAGCGTGTTTCACTTTTTTCCTCATTTACGGGGTTTAAAGTTTGAGCTCAATGCATGCAATTTGGCAAAACAGTTCTTTGTCGTAGGAAAATAGGCATAACCAAGTACAGACTCAGTCTGACCATAACCATTCCTTATTATCCCGTTAATAGTAAAATAAATCCCGACATCAAAATTCATATACATGGAAGTTTATCTATGTAGCATCACAGAAACTCAATTTCTAATACAAAAGGaagaataatatataaatgttaTACCTGCCTATGTTAGGTGCCCAGGCAACTGCATAGACCTGATCACTCTTGTCCTCTGGCATGGAAAGTTCAGCAACTGGAAGCCATCTTTGATGATCCTGATCATACTCCCAGACCTGTTAAAAACTATAATATGATTAAGTTGCAGATCTTCTAGCAGAGACAAAAtattgaagaagctaaagagaTTCAGACTGTCCCAACATATAGCTAGAATATTCATCATGGACATGAGTAAAAGATTATTGCATCCGTATAAGCAAATCTAGAATTTAATAGTTCTTTACATGGAAAGAAATCCTAAACCTCAAAGAATTATTTGAGTGGATTAAAAACTGTACATAAGATCCTTGCAATGAAATATTATCTTCCTGGTCATAACATACTATTTACTGCATCAAAATTTCCTACTAGTTAACATGCATCAATTTGATTGTAAATTTCCTGTCAAGCAAGTTCAAAGCAGTTTGAATTCAAGGACGAATGCTATGTACCTTAGGGAAGTTTAGTGATGGCATATTAGAGCTAAAGCCCACAATAAAGCTCGACTGCTGGACTTCACCTTTTTGCGGATTCCAAGAGATGGAAGCAGACAGACAGGAAGCATTACCGAACTCGGACACCACATCAACTACATTTTGAAATTGAGCCTACAAAAAAACAATCAAGATCAAATTGGTCTATCGTTAAAAAATATTCCCTATCCAGTTCATGGAAAACAGAAGTAAGACTACCACCACTGGGATATGGCAGATGAGTCCACGAAAATAAGCATACAAAATATGTTTCTCTTCTAATGTTAGCAGTGAGCACAAATGACATGGTGATGGTTTTTGCTCCATCCATTTTATCTAGATTAGAGTTCCAAAAAGATTAAAagtttgcatgggataaaactTCTTTCCAAATCTTTTAGAACAACAAATTATGGAAAGTTATGTTTCTCAAAACATTTTTTCAAAACACTACCAAACATTACCCCAAATTTCCCATAACATGGATAAAGAATACACAACTAAAGGCAATAAACCAAATAGAGATGCCCCAAATTATGCAAAGAAAAAGAGATTAGAAAAATGTAAAGACAAGAACTTGTACCATGAGTTTATACATCTAAATGTAAAAATACGGAAAGATAAGGGTTGGTAAAATGAAGGGGTGATTGGAAGATGAAGATGAAACAACTGTAGAgttcatattcataataaacAATGTTATGTCCATCTCACACAGTATGCCTACAAACTGCAAAGCGAAGCAAAAATTGATGAGTAACAATGATAATCAAAGGGAGGACCTGAAGTTGCCACTTCTCCAAATCAAGTATATCAAGTAGCTCGTAGATTTTTACTTTACCATCTGCAAATGCAGCAACCTGGAAAGGAGGTAATTACAGTAAAACTTACAAACATTCCAACATATAGAATATTTTTTCACATCATGAAATCAAGTTTTCATTTTGACAAATATTGAGAAAATCACAATAAATTCTGAACTCAACCATGTAAGAGTTGATAACCAGAAACCCAGGAAGGATGGATGACTAACATGAAATATTCATGGTGATTCTTAAATTCGAAAATGGTGCGATTCATTTCTGCAACTGAAGTTATTTtgctttaaaataaacaaattagtACATAATCTTTTGTTTATGCTTGTTCACATGAAGAACATTGTTTCCATCTTAATCTGAACGTTTTGACTCTTAAGACTACAGAAAAACACAGTGCCGCAAGTAATAATGCTGAAACAATAAAAAGACCTGTTCCCTACTACAATAAAACCTGTATATATAATTCAAGTATCTCATTTTTGACTTGCAGAGTTTACTTGGGCACTGCAAGGACTAACAATGAGGTTCAATTTAGGAAGATTGTATAAATTAACATCTCAGCTTCTGGATGCTTCCCTTCTTTCCTTCCAATCCATTTTTCCAACCTTCACGTCTattcctctctctctctctctctcatgaATTCTTTCTCATTTTCATAAGTTCTCCACAACAATTTCTGTGTTGCTTCGGTGATTGGTGTTTAATTGGAGGTACAGATGAGCATATACGGATTCAAGTGTGTAAAAAATGGTTTGGGTGCCCATAATCATGTTGGAGAGACTGCTGTATTCAAGTTCCACATGAAGATAGCATCGCAAAGATGATTTGACTCGAAGGTCAAAAGGTGATTGAATTAGCAAAAATGATGCGACCAAAAGGTCATAGTAACCCCAGATGATGATGCAAATCTAAAATCACATGGAATAAGCACTCTAAAGGATCTGGACTCAGAGTATACATATTATTTATGTTGACATTTATTTTGATCTTCTCAGTAGTATATGCGATCCACTTTTGAAAGCTCTATTGGAATATATGTGATCTTCTCGGTAGTCAAATCACATTCATACTAGAGAAAGATCAGTTATATTCCAATAGAGCTTTCAAAAGTGGATCACATATTTTCTTTCGCAGCAATCACAGTCAAGTCATTGAGGTATAGATTTGAGAGGATATAAATCCACGAAGGCAACGGAATCAGTGTATCTTAGATGGATAGAAGCAAAATGAAGCAGAAATACCAACTTGACAACAATCACACCATTGGAAGAAAACATCCACCATAAAACTTTACagtatttagtttttttaataatgttaCTATGTTTCAGATGAAGCAAAGAGAAGTCCAAATTTAATTGGCCTTTGTAAGTCATGCCTGTTGCAGCCAAGAACCATAAAGTGCTACTTGCAAGAAACTAATAACAAGTCTCACCAATTTCAAACTTGTATGACAATCACCGAATTGAGCATCTAGAACTTGGCCGGTGTTTCTTTCAAATGATTTACACAGCTTCCACCGATTGCCTTCAGCACCTAGCAGTTGGCAAATTAAAATTGCATAATATTTAGATCAGTAAGATGTTGTAAAACAAAAAACGCACATAAAAGAGTCAACAATCGTTCACCAACAGAAGATAGAATAAGATTAGACAAGTTATAATCCAACTCTGACATAACCAGAAACCTTAGCCAtaatcaatccaataaatctaTGATTTCCCTCATCTGAAGGTATGAAACACGGCCCCATAATCCACAAAAGAAAAACTATATTCaccaaacaaaaacaaatatacATTCATTTTATCCTATAGAACTTCAAAATAGCAACCATGTAAAAGTAACCAAAATATCGAGCAAGTACCTTCGGCAACTTCCTCCCACAAAGACAAAATGCCATTGGCACTAATGCAAGCAAGTACATCTCCGAATTCTGGTGGAGCCCAGACCACTTTCAAAATGCTTCCTTCTTGGACCTAATTGaaaatcaataccatatcacACTCAACTTCatcaaaaatgaatatgataaaagTTACGGCAGACTTAAACATATTTAGTCAAGATAACAACTTAATGTACAATCATGGAGTGAATTTCAATATATTGATTACAGCTGGCAATTATGGGGTACTCCAACAAGCTGGACCCTAAATAAGATGGACTTTCTGCATGTGTGTGAGGTTATAAGTCGAAGAGGAGAGCCCAAACCCAAAATGCGAGTCTTTCAAGTGCAAGATCCCCTCAAGCTTACGAGATCCTCCGCATTTTGTAGAACCCGTGTAGTACATGTTACATTGCCCACCAATCCAACCCCTTGAGAAGCTGATACTGACAGCAGCCAACATTGTACAATCTTCATTCACCAATCAATAATCAGTACATATACAGCAATCTAACTTGTAATGTTAACAAAGGTCACATTACCGTCACAGCCCAGATTATATCATCACTTCCTATTTTCACCACGTGGATTCTCACCGATACAAGTCCATATATCCAACCGGACATCACAAGCAAAACACTAGCTATTAGGGTGGTACACTTATCATTCCCACCCCATTCGGTTATGGAGCCAACTTGGTACATTTAACAATGTCACGGAGTAAAGAGTAAAACTGACACCCCGACAATCAAAGTTAAGCCAGACTCACATAAATCAAAGAACACTCTTCCAATTGCACACTCGAGCAAAAGAAAACAGAAAAGTAAGCTTCGGAGCAAGAAATGAAGATAATTCTACCTTAAATCTGGAGGTGCAACTGAAAACAGAAGACGCTGGATCTGTTGAATCATAAATGGACAATGTACCGTCATTCAAAGCAGCAGCCAATCTCTGGCCACTGTGGTTCCACGCAGTGCAAGTCGTCCCCTTATCAAGCGTCAAAACGTGTTTATCCATCTCTTTGTCTCGCTTCTACAAGCTGTACAATTGGATTCAGTATCTGCTGATGCGTCTTTTAGATGCAACGAAGGAATCTTTGAAAGTAATTGAATTCCCTGGAACCCTAATGGCCAGATCCATTTAAATTTGGGGGACCATGTTCactttgtattttattatttattatttattatttattatttatttataaatggtGGTCGATCTCTTTGATTTGTGGTGTGTTTTTTCATTTATCTGGATTATATTATTAAACTAACATCTcacattatttaattttgatatatcaagtgacaataaattttatttataaactaACATTATTGGTGTTAGTTTATTAGCAAATTTTTTACATCTCTAtgtattttttggattttttctcgaatttatctataatttatttaaaatatctcaaTAAATTTTATCCAATCGCTAATCTATTTGTGTTTTAGTAtttctcttgtgagacgatctcatatatatttattcgtAAAACGGGTCAACtatattcatatttacaataaaaagtaatattattagcataaaaaataatactttttcatggatgacaaaAATAGAATATTCATCTTGAGACCGTCGCACAAGAATTTTTGTTAATATTCTAATAAAATGATACatattttttacacaaaaattatCAAACACAAAAAAAGTTGATATAACACGCATCACGTACCACAAAAGTTAATATGAATTGTTGGGGAGCAATGGAAGAGAAAAAAGAGTATCACGTGAACGAGTAATATTTGATGGATAAAATCCTCAATATTGTAACTAAAAATCAATTCAAATTACTTTTGGGATTTGATATCTGGTCTTTAGACTTCTTGTTTATAGATAACACCAAAAACCAAGAAACAATATATGAAAGAAACAGAATTATACAAGCAGATAAAAAATGAAGAATCCGCTCACCTTAATAAAGAAGAACAAGCTCGAAAAGTTCGCGAATCGGCTCAGTTCGTTATCCACCTATTGTATATCAATTGTAAGAGGATATATTTCCAGTTTATTGAAATTTAGGTGGATTTGTCAATTATGAACAATTTTTGTGTTTGTAGCAAGAATCATCGTGTCTATCTCAATATGATTTTGCTGGATGTGTGAACTTTCATTGAGATGTATGGAAGCTGAGAAACAAAGTACAATATAAAAGAAGGAAAGAATGGAGGAATATATTTTGTTGGAGCAAATTATTTTTGTAGTGAAATATTTTTCAGTTCACATGGTTGTGATTTGGAAATAGAATTTATGAGAGAGAAAAATGAAAACTATGAAGAAATGAAAAGAGGAAACATTGCATAATATTCTTGTATTGGAAGGACCATGTCCAAATTCCGTTCTACAACTAGTCCACTACAAAAGAacttttttgggtttttttttttagtctCTTTTGAGAATAATCGATTGGCACAAAGTGGGTGAAGGAGAAGGCCTTTGATTTGCTGGGAATTTCTTCAATTGATTTGTtgtgatttattcgaagaactATAATGGTAATAGAGAAAGAA comes from the Primulina huaijiensis isolate GDHJ02 chromosome 8, ASM1229523v2, whole genome shotgun sequence genome and includes:
- the LOC140983375 gene encoding protein SEH1-like isoform X4; amino-acid sequence: MYICFCLVNIVFLLWIMGPCFIPSDEGNHRFIGLIMAKVSGAEGNRWKLCKSFERNTGQVLDAQFGDCHTSLKLVAAFADGKVKIYELLDILDLEKWQLQAQFQNVVDVVSEFGNASCLSASISWNPQKGEVQQSSFIVGFSSNMPSLNFPKVWEYDQDHQRWLPVAELSMPEDKSDQVYAVAWAPNIGRPYELIAVANQKGIGVWHLGLNPDADGRLPVNQVVMLHGHDGEVWQMEWDMSGMTLATTGTDGVVRLWQANLNGVWHEQAVLAPAS
- the LOC140983375 gene encoding protein SEH1-like isoform X1; translation: MDKHVLTLDKGTTCTAWNHSGQRLAAALNDGTLSIYDSTDPASSVFSCTSRFKVQEGSILKVVWAPPEFGDVLACISANGILSLWEEVAEGAEGNRWKLCKSFERNTGQVLDAQFGDCHTSLKLVAAFADGKVKIYELLDILDLEKWQLQAQFQNVVDVVSEFGNASCLSASISWNPQKGEVQQSSFIVGFSSNMPSLNFPKVWEYDQDHQRWLPVAELSMPEDKSDQVYAVAWAPNIGRPYELIAVANQKGIGVWHLGLNPDADGRLPVNQVVMLHGHDGEVWQMEWDMSGMTLATTGTDGVVRLWQANLNGVWHEQAVLAPAS
- the LOC140983375 gene encoding protein SEH1-like isoform X2, whose protein sequence is MDKHVLTLDKGTTCTAWNHSGQRLAAALNDGTLSIYDSTDPASSVFSCTSRFKVQEGSILKVVWAPPEFGDVLACISANGILSLWEEVAEGAEGNRWKLCKSFERNTGQVLDAQFGDCHTSLKLVAAFADGKVKIYELLDILDLEKWQLQAQFQNVVDVVSEFGNASCLSASISWNPQKGEVQQSSFIVGFSSNMPSLNFPKVWEYDQDHQRWLPVAELSMPEDKSDQVYAVAWAPNIGRPYELIAVANQKGIGVWHLGLNPDADGRLPVNQVVMLHGHDGEVWQMEWDMSGMTLATTGTDGVVRLWQANLNGVWHEQAVLAPH
- the LOC140983375 gene encoding protein SEH1-like isoform X3 — its product is MDKHVLTLDKGTTCTAWNHSGQRLAAALNDGTLSIYDSTDPASSVFSCTSRFKVQEGSILKVVWAPPEFGDVLACISANGILSLWEEVAEGAEGNRWKLCKSFERNTGQVLDAQFGDCHTSLKLVAAFADGKVKIYELLDILDLEKWQLQAQFQNVVDVVSEFGNASCLSASISWNPQKGEVQQSSFIVGFSSNMPSLNFPKVWEYDQDHQRWLPVAELSMPEDKSDQVYAVAWAPNIGRPYELIAVANQKGIGVWHLGLNPDADGRLPVNQVVMLHGHDGMADGMGHERNDTGHYWY